The following coding sequences lie in one Danio rerio strain Tuebingen ecotype United States chromosome 3, GRCz12tu, whole genome shotgun sequence genomic window:
- the ier2a gene encoding immediate early response gene 2 protein, which translates to MDVTAEAKQIMVQALGKMYSSRSQRGGLRLHRSLLLTLVMKSARDIYHSARLMSEKSGQSVTEESTSHTQEPMDTSSSTATPLRETSGQSSEDGQRSGLEGHPHPLNPAADKENCSPSRPDRHSRKRRSKTATDSDFIPCKKAKLECAEVRGVLQNSSANCGRALDSLSLVPMPRTIVTF; encoded by the coding sequence ATGGATGTCACAGCAGAGGCCAAGCAGATAATGGTCCAGGCTTTGGGTAAAATGTACAGCTCGCGCAGCCAGCGTGGCGGACTTCGGCTCCACCGGAGCCTGTTGCTGACGCTCGTCATGAAATCTGCAAGGGACATTTACCACTCAGCCCGACTGATGAGCGAGAAAAGCGGACAATCTGTCACAGAGGAGAGCACATCACACACTCAGGAGCCCATGGACACATCGAGCTCCACGGCGACACCTTTGCGCGAGACATCGGGGCAGTCCAGCGAGGATGGGCAAAGGTCCGGACTCGAGGGTCATCCGCATCCACTCAACCCCGCGGCGGACAAAGAAAACTGCAGCCCATCCAGACCGGACCGTCACTCCAGAAAGCGACGAAGCAAAACAGCCACGGATTCAGACTTCATCCCATGCAAAAAAGCCAAACTGGAGTGCGCGGAGGTCAGGGGGGTTCTTCAAAACAGTTCCGCTAACTGCGGCAGGGCGCTGGACTCGCTGTCACTCGTGCCAATGCCAAGGACAATTGTCACTTTTTGA